A portion of the Thunnus albacares chromosome 5, fThuAlb1.1, whole genome shotgun sequence genome contains these proteins:
- the LOC122982549 gene encoding interleukin-17 receptor B isoform X4: protein MGSKYMINVSWAINIDASIEYLIGTRITGVSVYFCEYNPPLAKTNLTGSKQKWFHHLVSGFTGPNTIDAANLPLPPLGSGPSYKYADIEIPDTPQPGMTHQTPSSTQVTTVKITTEIPTSEPKTPFTSIVVAAIFGGLAGLMILTTCIIFLFCNSQDKSCGTNFATSLSFERLSTCPMAPVSVLVVYPAENVAFQRAVVALAEFLQWHSGCSVAIDMWQQGRIAELGPMRWLAEQVKAAERVLIVCPQPSSQPSHSPPSHSSPELSIPAAAHDLYPLILNMVASHAKSAIELARFWVVQLGEQKDKRPSNLPLELGSCKSFCLMKDLNKLCESLYTQRQDDKKKTSDLILRPRISYSEKSTVKLRETVEKLSGHQPSIHGEAEPLKSVITSG, encoded by the exons CTAGTATCGAATATCTGATAGGCACTCGTATCACAGGTGTATCAGTGTACTTCTGTGAATACAACCCACCTTTGGCCAAGACAAACCTCACTGGCTCAAAGCAG AAATGGTTTCATCATTTAGTAAGCGGATTCACTGGCCCCAACACGATCGACGCTGCCAATCTCCCTTTGCCACCACTTGGGAGTGGTCCGTCTTACAAATATGCCGATATTGAAATACCTGATACACCACAAC CAGGTATGACACACCAAACCCCAAGTTCTACTCAAGTTACTACAG TTAAGATCACTACTGAGATTCCTACTTCAG AACCAAAAACACCATTCACCAGCATAGTGGTGGCAGCCATTTTTGGAGGACTGGCCGGTTTGATGATCCTGACTACTTGcatcattttct TGTTTTGTAACTCCCAAGATAAAAGCTGTGGAACAAACTTCGCCACATCATTGAGTTTCGAAAGGTTGTCTACATGTCCCATGGCTCCTGTCTCTGTCCTCGTGGTCTACCCTGCTGAGAATGTGGCCTTCCAGCGGGCTGTGGTAGCCTTGGCAGAGTTCCTGCAGTGGCACAGCGGCTGCAGTGTGGCTATCGACATGTGGCAGCAGGGGAGGATCGCAGAGCTGGGGCCGATGCGCTGGCTGGCAGAACAGGTCAAGGCTGCAGAGAGAGTGCTCATCGTCTGCCCGCAG ccCTCTTCACAGCCCAGCCACTCTCCTCCCAGCCACAGCTCCCCAGAACTCTCCATCCCAGCTGCAGCTCATGACCTTTACCCCCTGATTCTCAACATGGTGGCAAGTCATGCGAAGAGTGCCATAGAGCTGGCTCGGTTCTGGGTGGTGCAGCTGGGTGAGCAGAAGGACAAGAGGCCCAGTAACCTGCCGCTGGAACTGGGGTCCTGCAAGAGTTTTTGTTTGATGAAGGACTTGAACAAGCTCTGTGAGAGTCTTTATACTCAGAGGCAGGATGacaagaagaagacatcagatctGATCTTAAGACCACGGATTTCCTACAGTGAGAAGAGTACAGTGAAGTTAAGAGAAACTGTAGAAAAGCTAAGCGGACATCAACCAAGCATTCACGGAGAGGCAGAACCATTGAAATCTGTGATCACCTCTGGTTGA
- the LOC122982549 gene encoding interleukin-17 receptor B isoform X3: MQAAFLPLIHSLMRTNTASIEYLIGTRITGVSVYFCEYNPPLAKTNLTGSKQKWFHHLVSGFTGPNTIDAANLPLPPLGSGPSYKYADIEIPDTPQPGMTHQTPSSTQVTTVKITTEIPTSEPKTPFTSIVVAAIFGGLAGLMILTTCIIFLFCNSQDKSCGTNFATSLSFERLSTCPMAPVSVLVVYPAENVAFQRAVVALAEFLQWHSGCSVAIDMWQQGRIAELGPMRWLAEQVKAAERVLIVCPQPSSQPSHSPPSHSSPELSIPAAAHDLYPLILNMVASHAKSAIELARFWVVQLGEQKDKRPSNLPLELGSCKSFCLMKDLNKLCESLYTQRQDDKKKTSDLILRPRISYSEKSTVKLRETVEKLSGHQPSIHGEAEPLKSVITSG, encoded by the exons ATGCAAGCCGCATTCCTTCCATTAATACACAGCTTAATGCGTACAAACACCG CTAGTATCGAATATCTGATAGGCACTCGTATCACAGGTGTATCAGTGTACTTCTGTGAATACAACCCACCTTTGGCCAAGACAAACCTCACTGGCTCAAAGCAG AAATGGTTTCATCATTTAGTAAGCGGATTCACTGGCCCCAACACGATCGACGCTGCCAATCTCCCTTTGCCACCACTTGGGAGTGGTCCGTCTTACAAATATGCCGATATTGAAATACCTGATACACCACAAC CAGGTATGACACACCAAACCCCAAGTTCTACTCAAGTTACTACAG TTAAGATCACTACTGAGATTCCTACTTCAG AACCAAAAACACCATTCACCAGCATAGTGGTGGCAGCCATTTTTGGAGGACTGGCCGGTTTGATGATCCTGACTACTTGcatcattttct TGTTTTGTAACTCCCAAGATAAAAGCTGTGGAACAAACTTCGCCACATCATTGAGTTTCGAAAGGTTGTCTACATGTCCCATGGCTCCTGTCTCTGTCCTCGTGGTCTACCCTGCTGAGAATGTGGCCTTCCAGCGGGCTGTGGTAGCCTTGGCAGAGTTCCTGCAGTGGCACAGCGGCTGCAGTGTGGCTATCGACATGTGGCAGCAGGGGAGGATCGCAGAGCTGGGGCCGATGCGCTGGCTGGCAGAACAGGTCAAGGCTGCAGAGAGAGTGCTCATCGTCTGCCCGCAG ccCTCTTCACAGCCCAGCCACTCTCCTCCCAGCCACAGCTCCCCAGAACTCTCCATCCCAGCTGCAGCTCATGACCTTTACCCCCTGATTCTCAACATGGTGGCAAGTCATGCGAAGAGTGCCATAGAGCTGGCTCGGTTCTGGGTGGTGCAGCTGGGTGAGCAGAAGGACAAGAGGCCCAGTAACCTGCCGCTGGAACTGGGGTCCTGCAAGAGTTTTTGTTTGATGAAGGACTTGAACAAGCTCTGTGAGAGTCTTTATACTCAGAGGCAGGATGacaagaagaagacatcagatctGATCTTAAGACCACGGATTTCCTACAGTGAGAAGAGTACAGTGAAGTTAAGAGAAACTGTAGAAAAGCTAAGCGGACATCAACCAAGCATTCACGGAGAGGCAGAACCATTGAAATCTGTGATCACCTCTGGTTGA